The following are encoded together in the Candidatus Eisenbacteria bacterium genome:
- a CDS encoding BamA/TamA family outer membrane protein — protein sequence MTERPGRHTILRGAAALLATVLACLCSHGAAQAGDDPSAYKGWFVSSLDIRGVDPALVGGLEKGLALTPRRQLLKTRRPTFYPTILQEDLERARLYLARHGYPQARVTASFEPEVKKSRVRVILEAQAGPRILIHDIVVTGVPAALERAATASLGLTKGSPFSDAPVQQAARSIELALQRAGYASVKVESLITPLDTTRVDLQFNVQPGPKSFFGDILIDGAREDLKALVGKSIDIQPGEIYSPTRLHMAEENLRLLELFRRVRVAAAPSTSDRLNVQADLVERDMIYAEAGIGFWTDDYLRGYSRWGHRNLFKKGRGAELRGAASRFKQSVGASTWWPALLGSQTRGILNASLNREREESYNLLGVQGEFAIRYRFSAMTAARLGVAVSRINVEAKIPDEDPSVEGAGLLSIISLGWNREAIDTRFYPTRGTISGINIEWGLPGAVSENHYILGLASASSYVSLLSGVVLATKIVWGLGAPTSGSKVLLPNKRFYAGGATSMRGFKRRQLGPVDESGTPLGGEEKIEAAAEIRFPLIWRFKGALFVDSGQVWQRRQEASLDDLEIAVGPAIMVQTPVGPIRLDIGRRLTDKVPMQPKTVIHISIGNPF from the coding sequence ATGACGGAACGTCCGGGAAGACACACCATTCTCCGTGGAGCCGCCGCTCTTCTGGCCACGGTTCTGGCCTGCCTCTGCTCTCACGGGGCGGCGCAGGCGGGCGATGATCCGTCGGCCTACAAGGGTTGGTTCGTATCGTCTTTGGACATCCGCGGCGTGGACCCGGCTCTCGTCGGCGGCCTGGAGAAGGGGCTCGCCTTGACGCCCCGCCGACAACTCCTGAAAACACGCAGGCCAACCTTCTACCCCACAATCCTGCAGGAAGATCTTGAGAGAGCCCGGCTCTACTTGGCGCGTCATGGATATCCGCAGGCTCGTGTGACGGCATCCTTCGAACCCGAAGTAAAGAAAAGCAGGGTGAGGGTTATTCTAGAGGCGCAAGCGGGTCCGCGTATCCTGATCCATGACATTGTCGTGACCGGAGTTCCCGCAGCGCTCGAGCGCGCCGCCACCGCCTCCCTTGGCTTAACCAAGGGATCGCCTTTCTCAGATGCGCCCGTGCAGCAGGCGGCAAGGTCCATCGAACTGGCCTTGCAAAGAGCCGGTTACGCCTCGGTCAAGGTCGAATCCCTGATCACTCCCCTCGACACAACACGGGTCGATTTGCAGTTTAATGTACAACCAGGGCCCAAGAGTTTCTTCGGAGATATCCTGATCGACGGCGCTCGTGAGGATCTTAAAGCCCTTGTCGGCAAGTCCATCGACATTCAACCGGGCGAAATCTATTCTCCGACCCGGCTTCACATGGCCGAGGAGAACCTGCGGCTCCTGGAACTCTTTCGACGCGTCCGGGTGGCGGCCGCTCCCTCAACCTCTGATCGCTTGAATGTACAAGCTGATCTTGTGGAGAGAGACATGATCTATGCCGAAGCGGGGATCGGCTTCTGGACCGATGATTATCTTCGGGGATACAGCCGATGGGGGCACCGGAATCTCTTTAAAAAGGGCCGAGGAGCGGAACTGAGGGGAGCGGCCTCACGTTTCAAACAGAGCGTGGGGGCATCAACCTGGTGGCCGGCGCTTCTCGGATCTCAAACCCGGGGAATCCTCAATGCCTCGTTGAATCGGGAGCGCGAAGAGAGCTACAACCTGCTGGGTGTCCAAGGTGAATTTGCCATCCGATACCGGTTCTCAGCGATGACGGCGGCCAGACTCGGAGTGGCGGTGTCGCGTATTAATGTAGAAGCCAAGATCCCCGATGAGGATCCCTCTGTAGAAGGCGCCGGACTCCTGAGCATTATTTCCCTCGGATGGAACCGGGAGGCGATCGACACCCGCTTCTACCCAACCCGCGGCACGATCAGCGGGATCAATATCGAATGGGGACTGCCGGGGGCGGTGTCGGAGAACCATTATATTCTTGGCCTGGCTTCTGCGTCTTCTTATGTCAGTCTCCTGAGCGGAGTCGTCCTGGCGACAAAGATCGTATGGGGACTCGGGGCGCCCACGAGTGGTTCTAAGGTTCTTCTCCCCAACAAGCGGTTCTACGCTGGTGGAGCCACATCGATGCGCGGTTTCAAACGCCGACAGCTGGGCCCCGTCGATGAGAGTGGAACGCCCCTGGGTGGGGAGGAAAAAATCGAAGCGGCGGCGGAAATCCGCTTTCCCCTCATCTGGCGCTTCAAGGGGGCGCTCTTTGTTGACTCCGGGCAGGTTTGGCAGCGCAGGCAAGAGGCATCCCTCGATGATCTGGAAATCGCCGTAGGCCCGGCCATTATGGTTCAGACTCCGGTTGGCCCCATTCGACTCGATATCGGCAGGAGGCTGACGGATAAGGTCCCCATGCAGCCCAAGACGGTCATCCATATCAGTATTGGAAACCCCTTCTAG